Genomic segment of Mercurialis annua linkage group LG6, ddMerAnnu1.2, whole genome shotgun sequence:
CATCCCTCTAACTCTTTCTTAAAGTTTCTGTTGATGGTCTTACCCCAACGTTGTAAAGCAAGACGGCAGTCCCTAATACGGTTTGTGATATTTCCATTTAGACTTTGATTCCAGGCCCTTTTAACCACCTCCCCACAATCCTCTTCACAAAGCCAAGAGTTTTCAAAACGGAACCGGCAAGGATGGTTGTTCAGCTGCCAAATTTTGATCGCCAAGAAAATGGCAGAATGATCAGAGGCAATAGTGGCCAAATTACGGAGGTGATATTGATTAAACAACCGTTGTAGTGAGAATTAACCAAGACTCTGTCTATGCGCTCCTCAATAGCAAGAATTGTGCCTCGACTCCTTCCCAAGTGAAGGGATAGCCCTCCATATCGATATCCATCAGCTCACAGTCCGTTACCGCTTTGTTAAACCCATCAATCAAACATCTGGGTTTGGGATTTCCCCCTTTCTTCTCGTTAGCCCTTAGAATGTCGTTTAATCCCCTGCGCAACACCAAGGATCCTCTTCTATACTATAAAGACGATGGAGCAGATCCCAAGCTTCTTGGCGACGATATCTCTCCCGGAAGCCATAGAACCCGGTGAATCTCCAGGTAGGAAGATTAGGAATATCAATCTGAGCATCTATGAAGTTTTGAGAAGAAGAATTGACTGAAACCCAATCTCTGTTCTTCCAGAAAAGGGCTAAACCTCCTCCATGACCCAGCCCATCAACAATACACGATCCCTCAAACCCAATCCAGTTGCCAACCCGCTCAACTTTCTCTCTACTGATTATTGTTTCCATAAGAAAAACAAGAATGGGCTTGTGAACTTGAATTAAGTCCAACAGGACTCTCACTGTGCGTGGATTGCCCAATCCACGACAGTTTCAACAAAGAACACTCATTTTTTTAGGTGGGCCTGATTCCCAGAGACCACCAAAAACAAGTTTTTTGACCCATGTGTAATAGGATTTTGCCCCAAAACATCAGAATCAGGAATGTATTCTCCTTGTCCAAGAATATCTTCACTAGTACGTTGTCTCTTAGGATCCATAATCAATCCTCCTTccttttcaaaattttccatAATAACACTCCCTCCGGCATCAGTGGCCTTATTACTTGCTAATGCCTTATGTGTACTTGCCTGAATTGCTTCTTTTGACTTGCCCCAATCTCGcagatttgatttgatttggatACCTGGTAATTCAACTTCCATATTCGAACCTTCTTCTCCGCCTTTCTCCGGTGATGAATCCCTTAGCCAAGGATTGCCGTTGGTGATATTCTGTTTGCCAAGTGTAGCTCGGATAGTGCTATCATACTTCTCTTCTTCTGAGGGATTATCATAGAGGAATTCACCATTCCCCTCCACTTCTTTTAAGATTCATCCCTTTCTTGAGTGCAGAGCTAGCTTCCATAGAAATTCTGATTCGCATATAACTACGCTCCCCTCCTTCAAAGTTCTTCGGATAAGTGGCTACATGCCTACCAATGTAATTACCAATAGCTTCACACGCCACCTCAGTTCTAAAGGCTGTCAATAAATCAAAAACTTGAACCCACAGTTCTATCTTTGTCAAATCAACCATTGTTGCTCGTTCATTGCTCTCAAGCCGTTTCATTAGAAGAACATTTTGGTTGAACGTCCACGGGCCATCATTTAACACACGAAGAATATCACGTTCATGGAAAAACTGAAACGTGTAAAGTCTCTCCTTCTCCGTTTGCTTCACCCTTACCCCTTTAACCGGTCTCCAAATAGTTGACAGAGTATTACGCATAGAATCAAAATGAATAGGTTTCCGTTGCAAAAACCGCCCCACAAGAGTAAATTGGGTTCGTTCAGGTTGCTGAATAATGTGACTGTCATCAAGAATCAATACCTCATTAGGGTTGTCGTTAAGAGATAATTTCGAACACATGTCTGCCTTCCCTCTAGCTGATTCCCCCATTGATTGAAAACTTGTCATACAACAAGACTCTTTACTAATATTCTCATTTTGTAACATTCTCTCAAGCATAATAATAAGTTGATTTGGTATCTAAAGCATTACATTGGCAAACTTCTTTATTAGATGGATACATATGACAAATTATTtagcaaatatataaaattaacatgAAAAGGCAATAAGCTCTTAGAcaataaattatacatataagatGTATCTAAAATGTATCCTACTTTGACacttttttttggaaaatataaatatttataattttatattattttatgtgAAAAAATACTCAAATCTCTTAAATAGTTTAAATACATCTTAAAAACATCTCATTCACATCAATTATATGTatctagaaaaataaatataaaatatctcATTCCTCGTATTAATTTATGAGCTAAAAACTTTAATTCAACAGAAAATTTTTATCGAGCACATGTGGGCAAAATGAACATTTTAAAGTTAGAAGTAGGTTTCTTATTTATACATCAAGAATCACAATGTTTTTACTTTTGTGTTAGAATGCATCAGTTCTAGTGAAACAACAGCCAATGgttcttttgaaatttaaaccCAAAAAATCTCTCTctattttttcacttctttaaagtaaaattaatcaaacataCCATAAAccttaactaaaattaaattagatcaAGAcccatatttgattttaaattttgccTGATGATATGATCTCAGCCATTTATAGACATCATTTGCATCAAagattcaaaatcaaatcatcttatttagaaaaatttgaCCATGATAAATATCTCTAGattaaaatatgtataaaatttgACCATGATAAATATCTCTAGATTAAAATATGATACATTAGATTACATtatttttcacctttatagaagaTTTTCAATTGAACAAAGACTAGACTATTATTGGTGGATACGAGAAAACAAAATctcattaataaaaattgaacctTAGATCTatacaacaaaacaaaaaaatcacaGCAGAGActcaatttctttctttctttcttatttttCGGGTAATTAATTTAAGGGGTCACTAtacttttcaagaattgcaaaatggtgaccgaactttaaaacgtaacaaaatgattactaaacttttaaatgtattattttaggaggtttttaagtgttttacgggTAAGttatacatatgtagtaatcaaattttgattatttatgacaaataataccttatattttatatatacacacaatcaagAAAAAATCAactcgaaatatttttcttcagtGATCAAAAATCattctatcttaacataaccaaatagtatagtaactaaaatgttacgttttgaagttcggtcaccattttgtaatgtttaaaaagtatAATGACTTCCAAAACAAATTACCCTTCTTTTTCCCACTCTTAACAAATTTCTATTTCAGCATATTATCATCATCACTCCACACAAAAATTGCAGAAAAATTTCTGAAcatttcaaagaaaaaaaaagcctCTCCTGCTTCATTGCAAGAACAATGCTACATATCATCTCTCTCATTCTGAATCACTTTTTATGCTTCCCATGGCTTTCAATAATCTAAACCCAAAAAATATCTCTCTAATTTTTCACTTCTtcaaagtttaattaattaaacagcgcataaattttaattaaaattataatatatcaaaaccCATTTCCCCACTTCTCAACCAAACTTTCAACTTAAAAAAAGCTTTCAACGTCATCAATAGAAGACATAATTCTTTTTAGATAGCATGGGAAGATGGTTTTATAATGAAATCTTGattgttgaaaataaaaataatcttattcatgatcaataaattaaaatgatgatcaagaaagaagaagaattgtTGTTTGTAAGTTGTAAGCGTTATAAAGAAAAGGATATGAGACTTGAATGAAGAGAGATGGGTGAGTTTCTATGAAGTGGTggagaagaaagaaaatgtAAAAAGAGGTGAGAAGTGAATGGAAGGGATGATTTATTTTCCACGTGTAGGCTTAGGAAGAAATATGTAAAAGCGAAAACAATTCCCGTAATTAGCTCTCTAATGTAAATTGAAAATTAGCATGAATATAAACTGATGTAGGACAGGTTGGGTAAGGCTGATGTAGGGTTAATCTAATGAATAATTTGAGGTTTTAGGTCTGAATTTCAGATTAGAATAATCTGAAAATCAGATCTGCAATAAGAATTAAAAGACAATAAAGAAAACTTTTAAGAGTCACACGTAGAATGCCTAGGAGTCACACCTAGAAAATTGAGTTGCACAATTCGTCAAAGATTGCtgaaaaacaatattatttttattatcaaaattaagtGCCGAAACATAACAATAGACTAgctatttatagacttaaaaCTAATCCTAATACTAATAGGATTTGAAATCCTCTTCTAAACTAAATAGGACTTTTAAACTAACTAGGACTTCTAAGCTAGATAGAACTTCTAACTAAATAGGACtcctactaaaaataaaaaattattctgcTTCAGTATTGCAGAAATCagaaattacaaaagtaccctTCACGTTCTCCATCATTCTCCCCTGCTAAAAAAAACCCGACTCCGACGAGTTAAAAGCATGAAATTGATCATAAAGAATTGATTCAACTGCTGAATTTTCCACTTCCCTTGCAATGGCAGcgaacataatttatatttttgttttctacTTCAAACTTCTTCTTGGTAAGGATATTAAGATATTTCTTTTGACCATCGCCTTTCATTTTAGTTGATGGCTGACAACCGTTCTTGTACTTCTTAATATCAAGGGAACtcattggtttcataacatagTTTGTCTTTCCAATTGAGAAAGAGTATGAGTTCTCCTTTCCATTATGATGCACATTGTGATCGTAAAGCCATGGCCGACCTagaagaatatgagttacatgCATAGGAACAATATCGCAAAGTATTGAATCGCTATAACCACCACACTTAAAGCTAACAAGACAACGACGAGTGACGGGAATAGTTGGAGTTGTTGATCCAAGCCACTTTGTAAGGATGAGGATGTGGTTCGGATTAAAGATTCAAACGCTCTACTGTGGAGGTTGATACTAAATTCATGCAACTTACTCCATCAATAATAAGCTTCTTTGGTTGATCACCACAATGTACTAAAGTTTGAAAAATTGAAGTTCGACGccaatcttcttctttttcagcTTTAGGAGCTGTTAGAATGCGCCTCACAACTGAAAGAAAAGTAGAATCAACACCCTCATCTTGTAGATCATCATCCTCATAACCTTCGAATTCATCTAAATTAGGATCTTGTGATGCGCCTTCTTCATCCaatcttttttctttaataaataaGTTTTGCTTCTTTGGACATTGATATGCCATATGTCCGGATTCTCCACATTTGAAACATTCATTACCTCTATTTTTAGAATTTGTACCATTTGAGAAGGAGGGCTTCGAGTTGTTAGAGCGATTATATGGTTGTGAATTGTTAAATTTGGTATCTCGATTATCTCCAAATCCTTTTTGAGTTGCTGCCTCTTCGGCTTGAATTCCAAATTGCTTTGGAGGGGGCTGATTCAGACCTTCTTCTATATCAAGAGACACTTGAAATATATGATCTAAAGTTGCCAGATGTTGTCTAAACAACTCTCTCCTAGTATCAACTCTTAACCCCGCTTTGAATCGAGCCATTGTTTGCAAATTATCTTCCTTAAGTTGGCTGCGTACTGTTAATTCTTCAAACTTTTGCATATACTCAGTCACAGACATGCTTCCTTGCCTCAAGGCATATGCCTGTTCTCGCATCTTATCAAGATAATTAAAAGGCATATACTTTTCTCGCAATCTTGCTTTCAAATCTTGCCAAGTACTTGTGGGTGGAAGTCCAGCCCTTTCTAGTTCGTACTCAACACTATACCATCATATTTTTGCTAATCCGATCAGCTTCATCTTGGCAAATCGGACTCTTCGATTATCCTCCATGTTGTACCAATCGAAATAAGATTCGATACTATGCAGCCAATCAGAAAATACTGCAGGGCTTATGTTGCCTTCAAAGTTCGGAACATCTACTTTAACTTTCTTGGTGATGTCTCCAGCCATATCTTGCTCGTGATGTCGGTTTTGAAAATTGGGATGTTCCCTGTTATTTCTGCCTACAACTGGTAATTGATGGGCGTTCCCTGCAGCAGCTGGAAGTTGAATAATAGGCTGAGCAGCCTGTTGTTGAGCTAGTTGAAGGTTCCGTATCATTGTTGCCAACTCATTGAACCTTGTTTCCAACGCATTTGTAGTACTAGTCAACCCAGTTCGTAATTCAGCAAAAACAAcctcattattttgttgcatcTCATCTATTTGTCGCTGAAATCCCTCCATCTTTGATTTCACTTCAGCATTCGTCACCATTCTTACGGAATTTGTGTATTGCTTCAAGGATCTTGAAGCTTTGATACCAAAATTGATGTAGGACAGGTTGGGTAAGGCTGATGTAGGGTTAATCTAATGAATAATTTGAGGTTTTAGGTCTGAATTTCATATTAGAATAATCTGGAAATCAGATCTGCAAtaagaattaaaagaaaataaagaaaacttcAAAGAGTCACACTTAGAATGCCTAGGAGGCACACCTAGAGAATTGAGTCGCACAATTCGTCAAAGATTGCtgaaaacaatattatttttattatcaaaattaagtGCCGAAACATAACAATAAACTAgctatttatagacttaaaaCTAATCCTAATACTAATAGGATTTGAAATCCTCTTCTAAACTAAATAGGACTTCTAAACTAACTAGATTTCTAAGCTAAATAGAACTTCTAACTAAATAGGACtcctactaaaaataaaaaactatattTCTGCTGTAGTATTGCAGAAATCagaaattacaaaagtaccctTCACGTTCTCCATCAGTAAACATATGAGAACGTTAGCATTTTTTATAGTAATTGAACATGATTAGTTCaattgtgtaattttctctaaaaatattatataggACCATTTAGGCGATTTGTGTGGCTAAAATGAGCTTATTTAGGTGTGCAGCCCATTTAgtctaataaattaaattttatttatctccTATTTAAAAGTTTTAGTCTTATTAGAATAGGGTTTCCTATTTAAAAGGATTGTTTCTATAAATAGctgaaatattttattcaatgaAGTACATATCatttatcaaacaaatcaaaaatcaagTACCAAAATTCTACTTTGATTCCTTAACCTCCAAATTGATACTTTTAACTTTAACACTACTCCTGCTTGAACCTCTGGGTTCCCGGATTTGTACCCACCTGACACTAGTCCACTTGAATCTATAGGTTCCTAGATTAGTACCTATCTGCGAGTAAATCCCGTAAGGACCTTATGTTCCCAGATTAATTTGTATCTGAACGTGACTCCCGAATTACACTTTGTAACCTTTAAATCGAACTCAGGTTAACtgattaaagcatcaaacctaAACAAAACCTATctataattctaaaaatttgaGCTTGGAAACATTCTAACATAAACAAGTTATAATAGACCATAAggttaaaataaaaaggttaattatTAAAAGGTAGACATGAAAACTTGATTTAAAACTTGAAGAGTTTATGCTAAAAAAAACTcgagtcactaacataaacaattaaaattttgagAGATTCcgtgtaattttttatttttacttttttgagaggaattttttattttcaatttctaATTGAACCCAaccaaattaaatcaatttcttttttaaaccCTAATTGAACATATAACAATTTAGTTActcaatcaaattcaaaataactcAACCCAAAACCATAATATAAAATTGTCCAATTCAAACCCAAATCGCTCATTCAAAACCACCCATTTGCCATCACTAATTAAATTGATGTGGCGCATAAAGTGTGGGTATTTTTACGAAATTAAACCAATTAAAGTGTAGACAACATTAGCCTTATCCCCTCCAACATGATGCTTTCTTGTGCTGCCCAGTCGTCTGTTTACTGTATCTCTGATTTTCCTAAACTACATTTACACAGTCACCCGCTTGTGCTCACCAGACCAAATTTGTCAACTAAATTTGGTGCTCTGAAATCCTGTCCTGTTTCAGATAGAAGAAGGTTAGCTTCAGTTTGCTTCTTCAGCGCTGGTCAAAATTCCAATGGGGAGGTTTGTTTTTCTCTACTCTTCATACTTCACCTTCTTCAAACAATTTTGATGAGTTCAATGTGTTTTCATTAGGAAGATGGATCGGATTGGCCTATACTTCAGAGATGGAATGTGCCTTGGCAATGGCAAACTGCTTCCTTAACCTCACTCGCTTGCGGATTAAGGTTTCCTTTTCTTCATTCATGTCTTAATTATCCCTTACTTGGCATTGGTTTTTCGAAAAGATGCTAACTTTTCGGCAGGCAGTTTTGCTTTGACAGGACTCGTAGAGACAGCTGCTGTACCGCTCCTAGGAATTAAAATTGAAGAACTCAGTCTAGACGAAAAGGCCGAGTTGCTGCTTTTGGACCAAAGGTATTTGGATTTTCGACAATCGCGTTTCTATTTTAGGAATGCTGCTTTAGAATGTGAACAGATTGTAACTAGAATACATTGGAACTAAGAAATCCGTAAATGTGCTATGCTCCATTTAACATAGCGGTGAAGTATGGGTGGTACCAACTCGGTGTTAAGGTTCTTAATCCAGAGGATGAAACATTTCTTACAGTTTCCTTTTTACTTTGATGCAGCATTACCACCGCGGTTGTACTTGGAGTTATTTATAGTATCACCAACGCGTTCCAACCACTTCCTGAAGATATCTTTCGCTATggtataatgttttaaatgctaTGCATTGTGTGATCCCATCAATTTGATTGCCTAGGCTGGAATAGGATGAAATACCGTCTCTTAGTATTCCTGCATTGCTTTTTAAAATCTACATTTTTCTAATTCTTAGATATAATGTAGAATTTTGCTGTTTTAGATTTGAGGGAACCTTTCAATCTACAAAATGGGTGGCTTCTATGGGCAGTGATTGGTCTTGTCGGGGCTCTACTTGCTATTGCGTTGACAGGGATTGCAATGTCTACAATAAATGGCGAGCCTCCACAAAGAGAGGTTACAAATTAATTTTCGCTGAAATTGTTTCTATCTGTATGTGCAAGGATATAATGATAGTTATCATTGTGATATTTGAAAGACCATCATggatatttttctttcatagTCATTTGCTACAATCTATTCTTCATTACTTTACCACATTTAATGAAATTTGTGTTGCTGTGCAAATCCTTCGTTGAGTCTAGTATTAAAAGCCATAGATCAAATTGAAAACAAGCTAACGAGTTGTTTATTTGGGGGAAATAGAATTTATTATTAGCTGTACTTTGCTTTCTTAAATAAAGGCATTGACTCAGTTGATGTTCTGTATGGATTATTGTGAATATCAGAGATTTTCTATCTAATGCGAGGTAAATTTTTTCATCTATGT
This window contains:
- the LOC126653911 gene encoding uncharacterized protein LOC126653911, which codes for MMLSCAAQSSVYCISDFPKLHLHSHPLVLTRPNLSTKFGALKSCPVSDRRRLASVCFFSAGQNSNGEEDGSDWPILQRWNVPWQWQTASLTSLACGLSFALTGLVETAAVPLLGIKIEELSLDEKAELLLLDQSITTAVVLGVIYSITNAFQPLPEDIFRYDLREPFNLQNGWLLWAVIGLVGALLAIALTGIAMSTINGEPPQRETDALVRLLPLIGSSSISTACLLVITGVLAPILEETIFRGFFMVSLTKWVPTPIAVLISAAVFAIAHLTPGEFPQLFVLGTALGLSYAQTRNLATSITIHAFWNSGVILILTLLQLQGYDIKEILQAT
- the LOC126687661 gene encoding uncharacterized protein LOC126687661, whose protein sequence is MVTNAEVKSKMEGFQRQIDEMQQNNEVVFAELRTGLTSTTNALETRFNELATMIRNLQLAQQQAAQPIIQLPAAAGNAHQLPVVGRNNREHPNFQNRHHEQDMAGDITKKVKVDVPNFEGNISPAVFSDWLHSIESYFDCVEYELERAGLPPTSTWQDLKARLREKYMPFNYLDKMREQAYALRQGSMSVTEYMQKFEELTVRSQLKEDNLQTMARFKAGLRVDTRRELFRQHLATLDHIFQVSLDIEEGLNQPPPKQFGIQAEEAATQKGFGDNRDTKFNNSQPYNRSNNSKPSFSNGTNSKNRGNECFKCGESGHMAYQCPKKQNLFIKEKRLDEEGASQDPNLDEFEGYEDDDLQDEGVDSTFLSVVRRILTAPKAEKEEDWRRTSIFQTLVHCGDQPKKLIIDGWLGSTTPTIPVTRRCLVSFKCGGYSDSILCDIVPMHVTHILLGRPWLYDHNVHHNGKENSYSFSIGKTNYVMKPMSSLDIKKYKNGCQPSTKMKGDGQKKYLNILTKKKFEVENKNINYVRCHCKGSGKFSS